The Coffea arabica cultivar ET-39 chromosome 8e, Coffea Arabica ET-39 HiFi, whole genome shotgun sequence genome window below encodes:
- the LOC113704500 gene encoding uncharacterized protein: MNKSGGMTVMWNKEVKVLVVLTTAFTMEVHIMDTEINVDSWFIGIYASTDDQIRRNQWKNGLIDLGFEGNPWTWSNHWNQEGEIKQRLDRALGSSDWSQQFDRANVKHIENFGSDHSMLLLDSNPLKERRKKRIAILKWRNNFQANARKNIEKVKKQLEELKNSDCQDKMGRNKMLKMQLKEAYDEEETFWNQKSRVQWLKEGDRNTLFFTQV; the protein is encoded by the exons ATGAATAAATCTGGAGGGATGACAGTAATGTGGAACAAGGAGGTGAAGGTGTTAGTTGTTTTAACTACTGCTTTCACTATGGAAGTTCATATTATGGACACTGAGATTAATGTGGACTCGTGGTTCATAGGAATTTATGCTAGCACTGATGATCAGATTAGGAGGAATCAATGGAAG AATGGACTTATAGATTTGGGGTTTGAAGGCAACCCCTGGACATGGAGTAATCATTGGAATCAAGAAGGGGAAATCAAACAAAGGCTTGATCGAGCTCTAGGGAGTAGTGATTGGAGCCAACAGTTTGATAGAGCTAATGTTAAGCACATTGAGAATTTTGGATCAGATCATAGCATGCTCCTACTGGATTCCAACCCtctaaaagaaagaaggaaaaaaag AATAGCTATCCTCAAGTGGAGAAACAATTTTCAAGCAAATGCTAGGAAGAACATTGAAAAGGTGAAGAAGCAGTTGGAGGAACTCAAAAATAGTGACTGCCAAGACAAAATGGGGAGAAACAAAATGCTGAAAATGCAATTGAAGGAGGCTTATGATGAAGAAGAGACATTCTGGAACCAGAAATCCAGAGTCCAATGGCTCAAGGAGGGGGATAGGAACACCCTTTTTTTCACTCAAGTGTGA